In a single window of the Pseudochaenichthys georgianus chromosome 16, fPseGeo1.2, whole genome shotgun sequence genome:
- the LOC117460552 gene encoding lysosomal thioesterase PPT2-like: MKTPQMIRDSPVPLLLLLTGVCINGYKPVIIVHGLFDGPKEFKTMFRYINKVHPGTEVKVIDLYDNLSSLEPMWVQVQGFSKAFDDIVQKAPDGVHLLCFSQGGLICRALLSMAPDHKVHTFISLSSPQAGQYGNTEYLKRVLPDFVKKTVFRICYNRVGQKVSICDYWNDPHHRSRYLQSNSFLALLNGDRPHGKMKAWRENFLRIKNLVLIGGPDDGVITPWQSSHFGFYDSNETIVEMGNQEFYRNDTFGLKTLNARGDVSMCLHSGVKHVQWHSNYTVFSSCIEKWLT; the protein is encoded by the exons ATGAAGACCCCGCAGATGATCCGAGATTCCCCGGTGCctcttctgctgctgctgacaggAGTCTGCATCAACGGGTACAAGCCTGTCATCATAGTGCATGGCCTGTTCGATGGGCCGAAAGAGTTCAAAACGATGTTTCGTTACATAAACAAG GTGCATCCAGGCACTGAGGTGAAGGTGATTGACTTGTATGACAACCTGTCCAGTCTGGAGCCCATGTGGGTGCAGGTGCAAGGTTTCAGTAAAGCCTTCGACGACATCGTGCAAAAGGCTCCTGATGGCGTCCATCTTCTGTGCTTCTCACAAG GTGGTTTAATTTGTCGAGCACTTCTCTCCATGGCTCCAGATCACAAAGTGCACACCTTCATTTCACTGTCGTCCCCACAGGCCGGGCAGTATGGAA ACACAGAATACCTGAAGCGGGTATTACCTGACTTCGTGAAGAAGACTGTGTTTCGTATTTGCTACAACAGAGTGGGACAGAAAGTGTCTATCTGCGACTACTGGAACG ACCCTCACCATAGGTCCCGCTACCTGCAGAGCAACAGCTTTCTGGCGTTGCTCAACGGGGACAGACCTCACGGCAAAATGAAAG CATGGAGGGAAAACTTCCTGCGCATCAAGAATCTTGTGCTGATTGGAGGACCAGACGATGGCGTCATCACACCATGGCAGTCAAG CCACTTCGGATTCTATGACAGCAACGAAACCATTGTAGAAATGGGGAACCAGGAG TTTTACAGAAACGATACATTTGGGTTGAAGACGCTAAACGCTCGTGGCGACGTGTCGATGTGCCTTCACTCTGGAGTGAAACACGTTCAGTGGCACTCAAACTACACCGTGTTCAGCAGCTGCATAGAGAAGTGGCTCACTTGA
- the LOC117461279 gene encoding uncharacterized protein, with product MSCDVGKVTPTASLLLPLRCAATIDCIATRLRPAPAEICIEFPTSIGTTVSTMSSRGKHEFCRMCGGALKGNQRRWLFGGLNKKVGPPQTPTESLRGGSLSRSSQSSPWGSMLSLGSSMSLSKSQLSLNSPSKGMDLLSVLTHILGQCVPRGYGQEEFVCGKCMCVLERVFKFDTVISRVRVLSSERLQKLMQERDKIRQWVRQCYYQRNPRDLQSQGSTSEEDGDGEKEGYREMLKENMALSEYECWSEKWDTCPYFIRTGKRCRKGKGCEGCDSLRVSDSDYESVCGVPRRLPFQPFSPLALSRDKSQSMPLHWQRMSTCSSSPSSLAVSTLSLQASSRTASIQSLDSLDCNDPFDSPGVQSTNFVLKELRSIEGKPVSSPSGSKIPVLGRKCSGKAGEMASPSVNKVLIFGSVENGVEDMDAEDGDILSELREEFMPLHGKSTSGRVHHAAKHLRGQLDQALSHIRTLEAELKHGRSKPTEVNGAEDWAPLVHDKDGSSLLQSLGLSLHSRERLIQECMGLIRRLCLEEGGSAELANKLAENLKETTSADKAALQTLRLEVTEKEKSMEKEIEALRKAGRDREKDLDMLNTVLQCNQDIINDLRVALGEKERLLMEVEKEREVWRQRDRALATVLQEKDALIQELESCRKDTQGLAVDREGNGATLCKEVEQLTTALQEYQAMVQNQQQSHSQTVSSLSEQLKDTRQALREKEKEKKEADRVWQNSREDREREERKLRDSLEKRDKLIEQILVDAEERDHLFRELQQNLQNKPLTGIKHTL from the exons ATGAGCTGTGACGTCGGCAAGGTGACACCCACCGCCTCTCTTCTGTTGCCGCTCCGGTGTGCtgcgaccatagactgtatagcgACGCGCCTCAGACCAGCTCCAGCAGAGATTTGTAT AGAATTTCCAACATCTATCGGGACAACAGTGTCCACGATGTCCTCCAGAGGTAAACATGAATTTTGCCGAATGTGTGGCGGAGCTCTCAAGGGAAACCAAAGGCGGTGGCTGTTTGGGGGATTGAATAAGAAGGTTGGCCCGCCTCAGACCCCCACAGAGTCTCTGAGGGGAGGCAGTCTGTCCCGGTCCTCGCAGAGCAGCCCCTGGG GCAGCATGTTATCTCTGGGTtcctccatgtctctctccaaGTCCCAGTTATCCCTGAACTCCCCGTCCAAAGGGATGGATCTGCTCTCCGTGTTGACCCACATTCTGGGGCAGTGTGTACCACGCGGCTACGGGCAGGAGGAGTTTGTGTGTGGCAAATGCATGTGCGTCCTGGAGCGGGTGTTCAAATTCGACACAGTGATATCCAGGGTGAGGGTGCTTTCGTCCGAGAGGCTCCAgaagctgatgcaggagagggaCAAGATCAGACAGTGGGTGCGCCAATGCTACTACCAGAGAAACCCACGGGACCTCCAGAGCCAGGGCAGCACCAGCGAGGAGGACGGAGATGGGGAGAAGGAGGGCTACAGGGAGATGCTCAAAGAGAATATGGCACTCTCAGAGTACGAGTGCTGGTCCGAGAAGTGGGACACATGCCCGTATTTTATAAGAACGGGTAAAAGATGCAGAAAGGGCAAAGGGTGTGAAGGCTGTGATTCTTTACGGGTGTCCGACTCGGATTATGAGTCTGTTTGTGGGGTTCCTCGCCGTCTGCCTTTCCAACCCTTCTCCCCGCTGGCGTTGTCACgggacaaatctcagagcatgcCCCTCCACTGGCAGAGGATGTCAACCTGCAGCTCCAGCCCCTCTTCCCTGGCAGTGTCCACTCTGTCCTTACAGGCGTCTTCTCGCACAGCGTCCATTCAGTCTCTGGACTCTCTTGATTGCAACGATCCATTTGACTCACCGGGAGTTCAGTCGACTAACTTTGTGCTGAAAGAGCTGAGAAGTATCGAGGGGAAGCCGGTCAGTTCTCCATCGGGGAGTAAGATCCCCGTTCTGGGCAGGAAGTGCTCGGGTAAAGCTGGAGAGATGGCGTCACCCTCAGTGAACAAGGTGCTGATCTTTGGGAGTGTGGAGAACGGAGTGGAGGACATGGATGCAGAGGACGGGGATATCCTATCAGAGCTGAGGGAAGAGTTCATGCCTCTTCATGGAAAG AGCACCTCTGGGAGGGTTCACCACGCTGCCAAACACCTGCGAGGCCAGCTGGACCAAGCGCTGTCCCACATCAGGACCCTGGAGGCCGAGCTGAAACATGGGAGGAGCAAACCAACTGAAGTTAATGGGGCGGAGGACTGGGCACCT TTGGTCCATGACAAGGATGGCAGCTCCCTGCTGCAGAGCCTCGGCCTCTCGCTGCACAGCCGGGAGCGTCTGATCCAG GAGTGTATGGGTCTGATCAGAAGGCTGTGTCTGGAGGAGGGAGGAAGTGCGGAGCTAGCCAACAAGCTGGCTGAAAATCTGAAAGAAACTACATCTGCCGACAAG GCTGCCCTGCAGACTTTGAGGTTGGAAGTGACCGAGAAGGAGAAGAGCATGGAGAAAGAGATCGAGGCACTCAGGAAGGCTGGAAGAGACCGAGAGAAAGACCTCGACATGCTCAACACCGTGCTGCAGTGCAACCAGGATATCATCAAT GACCTGCGAGTGGCTCTGGGGGAGAAGGAGCGACTGCTGATGGAGgtggagaaagagagggaggtaTGGAGACAGAGGGATCGAGCCCTCGCTACTGTCCTGCAGGAGAAGGACGCTCTCATCCAGGAGCTGGAGAGCTGTCGCAAAGATACACAG gggtTGGCAGTGGACAGAGAGGGAAATGGCGCCACCTTGTGCAAGGAGGTTGAACAACTCACCACAGCCCTGCAGGAGTACCAGGCCATGGTGCAG AACCAGCAGCAGAGCCACAGTCAGACGGTGTCCTCCCTGTCAGAGCAACTCAAAGACACCCGGCAGGCGctgagggagaaagagaaggagaagaaggaggCGGACAGAGTGTGGCAGAACAGCAGAGAGgaccgagagagagaggagaggaagctgAGGGACAGTCTGGAGAAGAGAGACAAACTCATAGAG CAAATCCTGGTGGATGCTGAGGAGCGGGACCATCTGTTCAGAGAGCTGCAGCAGAACCTGCAGAACAAACCTCTGACCGGCATCAAACACACACTGTGA
- the tektl1 gene encoding tektin-like protein 1 isoform X2: MQVQSVPLGSVTIGPESWREGTLLCIQRAERLVRQTRAGRSGTSSRPRSCSASAGLSPKHTDCTAETDKITAEECRGSLDCNNKMSRPQTTGAGFPRGFQRGTVAPFPPTSLREQCAGASVAVAGEYMRRVREVEGQLRRQAGRGTQEGLRLERERGHLERMLHSLRADLTVNRRSSEGRTRRPSTAETERDGADYLLLCERRELAQLKHDLEAALRDTLTQLQVLGQSGRRLLDCASERFRVLELLPLSGSAAHGSAAQMFKKTDPLGPFTPECKQVLESSTLTVNQSQLLREKIRKMLSSAITRQKAVHRNVNDGLVKKVAETISLEQNLTLMHAATRQAVFRKQREINCIRQSYGRVQGPEYSGDILTREKLNRPLVQVYQRHPGTQLPEAAQLIQCGAE, encoded by the exons ATGCAGGTCCAGTCGGTGCCGCTCGGTTCGGTCACCATCGGACCGGAGTCTTGGCGCGAAGGGACGCTCCTCTGCATCCAGCGGGCGGAGCGCCTGGTTCGGCAGACTCGTGCCGGGCGGTCCGGTACCAGTAGCCGGCCTCGGAGCTGCAGCGCCTCCGCCGGTTTGAGCCCAAAGCACACAGACTGCACAGCGGAAACAGATAAGATCACAGCGGAGGAATGCAGAGGGAGTCTTGACTGCAACAATAAGATGTCGAGGCCTCAAACTACAGGAGCAGGG TTCCCCAGAGGCTTCCAGAGAGGGACAGTGGCCCCGTTCCCACCAACCAGCTTGCGTGAGCAGTGTGCGGGGGCCAGCGTGGCGGTGGCCGGGGAGTACATGCGCAGGGTGCGGGAGGTGGAGGGTCAGCTGCGCAGGCAGGCCGGCAGGGGGACGCAGGAGGGCCTCAGgctggagagggagagggggcaCCTGGAGAGGATGCTGCACAGCCTCAGGGCCGATCTGACTGTCAACAGGAGGAGCTCAGAGGGGAGGACCAGGAGGCCGTCCACTGCTGAGACT GAGAGAGACGGTGCTGATTACTTGTTGTTGTGTGAGAGAAGAGAGCTGGCCCAGCTGAAACATGATCTCGAGGCAGCGCTGAGAGACACACTGACCCAGCTTCAG GTCCTGGGTCAGAGTGGCAGGCGGCTGCTGGACTGTGCCAGTGAGAGGTTTCGTGTCCTGGAGCTGCTGCCTCTCAGCGGCTCTGCTGCACACGGCAGCGCTGCTCAGATGTTCAAAAAAACAGACCCCCTCGGCCCCTTTACACCAG AATGTAAACAGGTCTTAGAGTCGTCAACTTTGACAGTCAACCAGTCACAGCTACTGAGGGAAAAGATCAGAAAGATGCTCAGCAGCGCCATCACCAGGCAGAAAGCTGTTCATCGCAACGTCAATGATGGCCTGGTGAAGAAAGTTGCTGAGACAATCAGTCTAGag CAAAACCTGACTTTGATGCATGCAGCCACCAGGCAGGCCGTGTTTCGAAAGCAGAGGGAAATTAACTGTATCCGTCAGAGCTACGGCAGAGTGCAG GGTCCAGAGTACAGCGGTGACATCCTGACCAGAGAGAAACTCAACAGGCCTCTGGTGCAGGTTTATCAGAGGCACCCAGGGACACAGTTACCTGAGGCTGCTCAACTCATACAG